From Aedes albopictus strain Foshan chromosome 1, AalbF5, whole genome shotgun sequence, one genomic window encodes:
- the LOC115266728 gene encoding uncharacterized protein LOC115266728 → MAEQVNELCKVFTKARLERECEKRGLSREGCKKEMAQRVAYHDMTLVANDGRVRADGEVRDGVQHNDGGNDGPHDDGGIGGRNDEGDNHENDGNSADGGVHRNDGGNDGGIDDATEDEDDDNDDANDGSSDGGHSCVSESSSKFLTALTRNRRMSTPKDRDRVTTERRQPYSFRDVEDSIDTFGAEDGQDVKLWMSQFEAMSRTALWNDEQKLIMCRKKMTGTARRFMFAQRDLTSFAKLKSALIKEFAPFIRASDVHRQLAARKRKPNEAIRDYIYEMQRIALSIDLDEPSICEYVVDGITDDEFHRSLLYEAQTIRQLKEKLLNFEKVQKKSGAKPKPHEGQKKKDQREKECKKSSEKLGSKKYCFNCGDSAHVAGDCPQKSDGPKCFNCNSFGHLSRDCPKSGEKVKQHDGGKKSASKVNTMKSATSANPSVLVKIGEHDVSATVDTGGSEISLVRNDFWLELVKNGAQMKKLDMKVRGYGGDVKAVCGESVLNISIENEVYEILVYVVPQQAIDMKMLIGMDFFRVVDYSITPHGVQIKKIPVIEPECDAKWIRRIEEYVGKNETVVPYQYREEVMNLIESYEPESSVTASNTLKIKLCDNDVVCVNPRRLAPLERDVVKKQTDEWLANGIIQPSESEYASAVVVVPKKDGSRRVCIDYQNSYFHVPVDEESRKYTSFVTSDGQFEFLRAPFGLCTSGNAFGRFINTALKDLISDGTIIAFIDDIIIPTENEEEGMQKLRKVLSVAAKAGLRFNWAKCVFLQRRVEYIGYVVHDGQVEPAPAKIEKVKQFPMPTTVKQLQRFYGLASYFRKFVPSFANVARPLSGMLKKDAKFYFDDEAIAAFNRIKEILASYPVLRIFQQGAETEVHTDASKYALAGILMQRAEDDGKFHPCYYFSRLTSGAEQNYHSFEHEALAATF, encoded by the exons ATGGCGGAACAAGTGAACGAATTGTGCAAAGTTTTCACCAAAGCTAGACTCGAGCGAGAGTGCGAGAAGCGTGGCCTGTCTCGCGAAGGATGTAAGAAAGAGATGGCCCAACGAGTAGCATACCACGATATGACGCTGGTTGCAAACGACGGTCGTGTTCGTGCCGACGGCGAGGTACGAGACGGCGTGCAACACAACGACGGTGGCAACGACGGGCCACATGACGATGGTGGTATTGGTGGCCGAAACGACGAAGGTGACAACCACGAAAATGACGGCAACAGTGCAGACGGCGGCGTTCACCGCAACGACGGCGGTAACGACGGCGGCATCGACGATGCCACCGAAGACGAGGATGACGACAACGATGATGCCAATGACGGCAGCTCCGACGGCGGACACAGTTGTGTTAGTGAGAGCTCCAGCAAGTTTCTCACGGCGCTGACGAGAAACCGACGCATGTCCACTCCGAAAGACCGTGATCGTGTTACGACTGAACGACGCCAGCCGTACTCGTTCAGAGACGTAGAGGACAGCATCGACACGTTCGGCGCCGAAGATGGACAGGACGTGAAACTGTGGATGTCGCAGTTCGAAGCGATGTCCCGTACAGCTTTGTGGAACGACGAACAGAAGCTCATCATGTGCAGGAAGAAGATGACTGGCACAGCCCGTCGATTTATGTTTGCGCAACGAGATCTGACATCGTTTGCCAAACTGAAGAGTGCCCTCATCAAAGAGTTTGCCCCTTTCATCCGTGCAAGTGACGTCCACCGCCAGCTAGCAGCGCGGAAGAGAAAGCCGAACGAAGCTATCCGTGACTATATTTACGAGATGCAACGCATTGCTCTCTCCATCGATCTCGACGAGCCGAGCATTTGCGAGTACGTCGTCGACGGCATAACCGACGATGAATTCCACCGATCGCTGTTGTACGAGGCGCAAACCATCCGTCAGCTGAAGGAGAAGTTGCTGAATTTTGAGAAGGTGCAGAAGAAGAGTGGCGCAAAGCCGAAGCCACACGAAGGCCAGAAGAAAAAGGACCAGCGTGAAAAGGAGTGCAAAAAGTCGTCGGAAAAACTTGGTTCGAAGAAGTACTGCTTCAATTGTGGTGATAGTGCTCACGTCGCGGGTGATTGCCCTCAGAAGAGTGATGGGCCGAAATGCTTTAATTGCAATTCGTTCGGACATTTGTCGCGGGACTGCCCAAAGTCGGGCGAAAAAGTAAAACAGCACGACGGCGGTAAGAAGAGTGCTTCGAAAGTGAACACGATGAAAAGTGCTACGAGTGCCAATCCTTCTGTGTTGGTGAAAATTGGCGAACACGATGTCAGTGCAACCGTCGACACGGGGGGAAGCGAGATTTCTCTTGTCCGAAATGATTTCTGGTTGGAGTTGGTGAAGAATGGCGCCCAGATGAAAAAATTGGACATGAAAGTGCGCGGTTACGGAGGCGATGTGAAGGCTGTGTGTGGGGAATCAGTGCTAAACATTTCGATCGAAAATGAAGTGTACGAGATCCTTGTTTACGTTGTGCCGCAGCAAGCGATTGATATGAAGATGCTGATCGGGATGGATTTTTTTCGTGTTGTTGATTATTCCATCACCCCGCACGGCGTTCAAATCAAGAAGATCCCGGTGATTGAACCGGAATGCGACGCAAAGTGGATCCGCAGGATCGAAGAATACGTTGGGAAGAACGAAACTGTCGTACCGTATCAGTACCGTGAAGAAGTGATGAATCTGATCGAGAGCTATGAGCCGGAGTCGTCTGTGACGGCGTCGAATACGCTGAAAATTAAACTGTGTGACAATGATGTTGTGTGCGTGAATCCGCGACGGTTGGCTCCTCTCGAGAGAGACGTCGTCAAGAAGCAAACCGATGAGTGGTTGGCAAACGGTATCATCCAGCCATCCGAGAGCGAGTACGCGAGTGCCGTAGTGGTAGTGCCGAAGAAAGATGGGTCGCGTCGGGTGTGCATTGACTACC AGAATTCCTACTTCCACGTACCTGTCGACGAAGAAAGCCGAAAATACACATCGTTTGTGACAAGTGACGGGCAGTTCGAATTCCTACGTGCTCCATTCGGTCTGTGTACCAGTGGAAATGCTTTCGGACGTTTCATAAACACTGCGCTGAAAGACCTAATCAGTGATGGAACGATCATCGCTTTTATCGATGACATTATCATCCCGACGGAGAATGAAGAAGAAGGGATGCAAAAGTTGCGAAAAGTGTTGAGTGTGGCTGCGAAGGCAGGTTTAAGGTTCAATTGGGCAAAGTGTGTGTTCCTGCAACGACGTGTGGAGTACATTGGCTACGTAGTGCACGACGGCCAAGTTGAACCAGCGCCAGCCAAGATCGAGAAGGTAAAGCAGTTCCCGATGCCAACGACGGTGAAGCAGCTTCAGCGATTCTACGGTCTGGCaagctacttccgaaagtttgtACCCTCATTTGCCAACGTTGCCCGCCCACTATCAGGTATGTTAAAGAAAGATGCCAAATTCTATTTTGACGACGAAGCGATTGCTGCTTTCAATCGCATCAAGGAAATCCTCGCAAGCTACCCTGTTTTGAGGATATTCCAGCAAGGCGCCGAGACCGAAGTCCATACGGATGCGAGCAAATACGCTTTGGCAGGCATTTTGATGCAACGTGCGGAAGACGACGGTAAGTTCCACCCTTGTTATTATTTCAGTCGACTGACCAGTGGCGCCGAACAGAATTACCATTCGTTCGAGCATGAAGCTTTGGCTGCTACCTTCTGA